One part of the Mariniblastus fucicola genome encodes these proteins:
- a CDS encoding NfeD family protein, producing the protein MDYATLSLILLACGILTVVVEMFVPSAGVLGIVAASFLIGGVIVAFLHSMFFGLAVLTGTSLAMPLLFWLLVKVWPLTPLGKAILMNDTIDVLVPETTAKSLVGQVGIARTKMLPSGIVVIDGQQHDAISEGFAISPGDSVKVVSVRGNRVYIEPYDGEVDEDGRALEADTGTLATPLEELGIDEDLYE; encoded by the coding sequence ATGGACTACGCAACTTTATCCCTGATCCTGCTCGCCTGCGGCATTCTGACGGTGGTCGTCGAGATGTTCGTTCCTTCGGCTGGAGTGCTCGGCATTGTCGCCGCTTCATTTCTGATCGGCGGCGTGATCGTTGCCTTTCTACACAGCATGTTTTTCGGCCTGGCGGTGCTGACGGGCACGTCGCTGGCGATGCCGCTGTTGTTCTGGTTGCTGGTGAAAGTCTGGCCGCTGACTCCGTTGGGCAAAGCGATCTTGATGAACGACACGATCGATGTACTGGTGCCGGAAACGACAGCCAAGTCACTGGTTGGCCAGGTCGGAATTGCCAGGACGAAGATGTTGCCTAGCGGCATCGTAGTGATCGATGGTCAGCAACACGATGCGATTAGCGAAGGTTTCGCGATCAGTCCAGGCGATTCGGTGAAGGTCGTGTCGGTCCGCGGAAACCGGGTTTACATCGAGCCTTACGATGGCGAAGTCGACGAAGACGGCCGGGCTCTGGAAGCCGACACGGGGACTCTGGCGACGCCGCTGGAGGAGTTGGGGATTGATGAAGATTTGTATGAGTAA
- a CDS encoding CRISPR-associated helicase/endonuclease Cas3 yields MTFYAHSLENQPQEKWETMQQHEDLVAEYCARFLKRIDPSLEAWGELLGKWHDLGKYSERFQNYIAAANHAGYEGDSDGHRAEVRGSVDHSTAAAKLAVRKFGDARGRLLSYSFAGHHAGLPDWDDGKSQSGLKQRLHKEIADWQSNAPSSLVDFEFPGMPQFKKPKNRSHAAFRVAFWIRIVFSALVDADFLATESFMSPGKSAQRPGQSESFIQMRELLEAKLARLTVDADATEVNRIRTLIGQQCKEKATLPNGLFSLCVPTGGGKTLASLRFALTHAIENNLDRVIVAVPFTSIIEQNADVYRKLFASLDSELMLEHHSNLDPEKDTTTSRLQSENWDASLVVTTNVQLFESLFASKTSRCRKLHRIANSVIILDEAQTLPIELLQSTMMALQELVDSYGCTVVLCSATQPALKKSAEFKIGLEDITPIIDDPQQLHQSLVRTRVEVAGKIGNEELAENIRREDQVLCIVNTRAEAAELFERLNDSESDSSFHLSTRMCASHRTRQLDNIRERLKNGESCRVVSTQLIEAGVDVDFPVVYRASCGLDSLAQAAGRCNREGKLDCGRVVLFEGENLPPPGFLRQSADSGKELIDEFADDLLSPQAIESYFRLHYWKKSDAWDYHRVLAAIGNRPSDMQFNFREIAQRYRFIKDDTETLLVGWDEKGDRLIEELAKSHPFLHRNTLRRLQRYSVQVRQYELGLLKAAGAIELVNDHWVLSQSHLYDDKLGLQLSRADGVLPVEDCII; encoded by the coding sequence ATGACGTTTTACGCCCACAGTCTTGAAAACCAACCGCAGGAGAAGTGGGAAACCATGCAGCAGCATGAAGATCTGGTGGCAGAATACTGCGCGAGATTTTTGAAGCGAATTGATCCGTCGCTTGAAGCTTGGGGCGAATTGCTGGGGAAATGGCATGATTTGGGGAAGTATTCTGAACGTTTTCAAAACTACATTGCAGCTGCAAATCACGCCGGATACGAAGGAGACAGTGATGGTCATCGCGCAGAAGTAAGAGGTAGCGTCGATCACTCCACTGCTGCGGCTAAATTGGCTGTTCGGAAATTTGGCGACGCACGCGGACGTTTGCTTTCTTATTCCTTCGCTGGACACCACGCAGGCTTGCCGGACTGGGACGACGGGAAAAGCCAATCTGGCTTGAAGCAACGCTTGCACAAAGAAATAGCTGACTGGCAATCTAACGCTCCGTCCAGTTTGGTTGATTTCGAATTTCCCGGCATGCCGCAATTCAAAAAGCCAAAAAATCGATCCCACGCCGCGTTCCGAGTTGCCTTTTGGATTCGCATCGTGTTCTCAGCATTGGTCGACGCGGATTTTTTGGCAACCGAGTCGTTTATGTCACCAGGAAAGTCGGCGCAACGTCCTGGTCAGAGCGAATCATTCATTCAAATGCGGGAGTTGTTGGAGGCAAAGTTGGCTAGGTTAACGGTGGATGCTGACGCAACGGAAGTAAATCGAATACGCACCCTGATAGGTCAACAGTGCAAAGAAAAAGCTACCTTGCCCAACGGCCTGTTTTCCTTATGCGTTCCCACCGGAGGCGGAAAGACTTTAGCTTCGTTGCGATTCGCATTGACCCACGCGATTGAAAACAATCTTGATCGAGTCATCGTAGCCGTGCCGTTTACCAGCATCATTGAGCAAAATGCAGACGTCTATCGAAAACTGTTTGCTTCGCTTGATTCGGAATTGATGCTTGAGCATCACAGCAATTTGGACCCAGAAAAAGATACAACAACGAGTCGTCTCCAGTCAGAAAACTGGGACGCGTCGTTGGTTGTGACTACCAACGTTCAACTGTTTGAATCCCTGTTTGCAAGCAAAACGTCACGTTGCAGAAAGCTCCATCGCATCGCCAACAGCGTGATCATTCTTGACGAGGCGCAAACGCTTCCGATCGAGCTGCTGCAATCAACAATGATGGCTTTGCAGGAATTGGTTGATTCGTACGGGTGCACTGTTGTCCTATGCAGCGCGACCCAACCAGCGCTAAAAAAAAGCGCCGAGTTTAAAATCGGCTTGGAAGACATCACGCCGATCATTGACGATCCGCAGCAGCTTCACCAGTCCTTGGTCCGAACGCGCGTTGAAGTTGCTGGGAAAATCGGCAACGAGGAACTGGCCGAAAATATTCGGCGGGAAGATCAGGTTCTCTGCATCGTGAACACGCGTGCCGAAGCTGCCGAGTTGTTTGAGCGGCTAAACGACAGCGAGTCTGACAGTAGTTTCCATCTCAGCACCCGCATGTGTGCTTCCCATCGAACGCGACAGCTCGACAACATTCGCGAACGATTAAAGAACGGAGAATCTTGCCGCGTGGTTAGTACGCAGCTGATTGAGGCAGGTGTTGATGTTGATTTTCCGGTTGTTTATCGCGCCAGTTGTGGGCTCGATTCACTGGCTCAAGCGGCCGGACGTTGTAATCGTGAAGGCAAGCTTGATTGTGGCAGAGTTGTTCTGTTCGAGGGTGAAAACCTGCCGCCGCCGGGTTTTCTGCGCCAGAGTGCCGACAGCGGCAAGGAGTTGATCGACGAATTTGCAGACGACCTCTTATCGCCACAAGCCATCGAAAGCTATTTTCGTCTGCATTACTGGAAAAAATCAGACGCGTGGGACTACCACAGAGTACTCGCGGCGATCGGCAACCGCCCCAGTGACATGCAATTTAACTTTCGAGAGATCGCACAACGTTACCGATTTATCAAAGACGACACTGAGACGCTCCTTGTCGGCTGGGATGAGAAAGGCGATCGACTGATTGAAGAGTTGGCAAAATCGCATCCGTTTCTTCATCGCAACACTTTGCGGCGGCTGCAACGCTACTCCGTTCAGGTTCGACAGTACGAAC
- a CDS encoding SufE family protein, which produces MSEFPPTTDELFETFEDLQEWDERYDFIIDLGRELPTLPAELQTEDNIVKGCMSTVWVVTDVEGEGDSQKLNIQADSDSIIVKGLIVLLLAFYNNMSPAEVAAADVESYLSKLGLNQHLSPQRRNGLFSMVKRLRTLQV; this is translated from the coding sequence ATGTCTGAATTTCCGCCAACAACCGATGAGCTATTCGAAACCTTTGAAGACCTCCAGGAGTGGGATGAGCGATACGATTTCATCATCGATCTGGGCCGCGAACTTCCGACGCTTCCTGCGGAACTGCAAACCGAAGACAATATCGTCAAAGGCTGCATGAGCACGGTTTGGGTTGTGACGGACGTGGAAGGCGAAGGCGATTCGCAGAAGCTGAACATTCAGGCCGACAGCGATTCGATCATCGTCAAAGGTCTGATCGTGTTGCTGCTGGCCTTCTACAACAACATGTCGCCAGCAGAAGTCGCAGCGGCAGACGTCGAAAGTTACCTCAGCAAACTCGGGCTCAATCAGCACCTCAGCCCTCAGCGCCGCAATGGCCTGTTTTCCATGGTGAAGCGATTGAGAACGCTACAGGTTTGA
- a CDS encoding patatin-like phospholipase family protein: MSTDSFSSTSAETVKFDVFDGLEGEEIRAIVDATTRKTFASGATMCRQGEEGQSMYFIVSGRVQISVKQDGEPRPVILNTLGPGQHFGEMSMLNCSPRTATATAIMETEVARLDHENFQKLVNSIPGFTANLSRTLGVWLRGQLSGEKASRAIRVLGIVRRGSRHAQLGAAVAKALSGVDPSIISWSTDPALWESVNVTTHEIDSDGTDTIPGLAEQIEQHSHTIIDFEASKATPRQLLQCERIWWIVDRDEHEPTELEKIQRSINEVPALAKRLQIVEVHQRAEQIPPLLSHQLELVHPTLRIQRHGQGKFFGYRVQDIARLQHVLQGVTLGLVLGGGGARGLAHIGVIQVLEDHGLYFDRIAGTSAGSIVGCGYAATMTTSDILELINMEMTPPKWVQKLPSGKRWYLFMDFRRGRIDPKLRRYLHDYDLEQLIIPTCTVAVDLVEGNQIVSTTGDTVSSICASANHPLFGSPIMRGETALVDGGILNNVPATVLRNQGADFILTVDVGSELDPEFGKMKKDRAGSLIRKVGYMSTLLRVLDIIQRGHSKTHIAQSDFVIVPKCAAYPFEDFTKANELAEIGRTAAQESADDLVNTLKQYLTKSE; encoded by the coding sequence ATGTCGACGGATAGTTTTTCATCTACTTCCGCGGAAACCGTTAAGTTCGACGTCTTTGACGGGCTTGAAGGCGAAGAGATTCGCGCCATCGTCGACGCAACGACGCGCAAAACATTCGCCAGCGGCGCGACGATGTGCCGGCAAGGCGAAGAAGGCCAGTCGATGTACTTCATCGTCAGCGGCCGAGTTCAAATCAGTGTCAAACAGGACGGCGAACCACGCCCGGTCATCCTCAACACGCTTGGGCCCGGCCAACACTTCGGCGAAATGTCGATGCTCAACTGCAGCCCGCGAACGGCGACCGCCACAGCGATCATGGAAACCGAAGTCGCCAGGCTCGACCATGAAAACTTTCAGAAACTGGTCAATTCAATTCCCGGCTTCACTGCCAACCTCAGCCGAACGCTCGGTGTGTGGCTGCGAGGCCAGCTTTCCGGCGAAAAAGCCTCGCGTGCGATCCGCGTTCTGGGCATCGTACGCCGCGGATCGCGGCACGCTCAACTTGGTGCCGCCGTCGCCAAAGCGCTCAGCGGCGTCGACCCTTCGATCATTTCCTGGTCCACCGATCCGGCGCTGTGGGAATCGGTCAACGTAACGACTCACGAGATCGACTCTGACGGAACCGATACGATTCCGGGTCTGGCGGAGCAGATCGAACAGCACTCGCACACGATCATCGACTTCGAAGCCTCCAAAGCCACGCCGCGGCAACTGCTGCAGTGCGAGCGGATTTGGTGGATCGTCGACCGCGACGAACACGAGCCTACCGAGTTGGAAAAGATTCAGCGTTCGATCAACGAAGTTCCCGCTCTGGCGAAACGTTTGCAGATTGTCGAAGTCCACCAACGGGCCGAGCAGATACCTCCGCTGCTTTCGCATCAGTTGGAGCTGGTTCATCCGACGCTGCGAATTCAACGACACGGACAGGGCAAGTTCTTCGGCTATCGCGTTCAGGACATCGCCCGACTGCAACACGTGCTGCAAGGAGTCACGTTAGGCTTGGTGCTTGGCGGCGGCGGTGCTCGGGGGCTGGCTCACATAGGTGTCATTCAGGTGCTGGAGGATCACGGGCTGTACTTCGATCGCATCGCAGGGACGTCCGCCGGAAGTATTGTCGGCTGTGGTTACGCGGCGACGATGACGACTTCTGACATCCTCGAACTGATCAACATGGAGATGACGCCGCCGAAGTGGGTGCAAAAATTGCCGTCGGGAAAGCGTTGGTATCTGTTCATGGATTTCCGTCGCGGTCGCATCGATCCCAAACTGCGTCGGTATCTGCACGACTACGATCTGGAGCAGCTGATCATTCCGACTTGCACGGTGGCCGTCGATCTGGTCGAGGGAAACCAGATTGTCAGTACGACGGGTGATACGGTGTCTTCGATTTGTGCCAGCGCGAACCATCCTCTGTTTGGATCGCCAATCATGAGAGGCGAAACGGCGCTGGTCGATGGCGGAATCCTGAACAACGTTCCGGCGACGGTTTTGCGGAACCAGGGAGCTGACTTCATTCTGACGGTCGACGTTGGGTCGGAGCTGGATCCGGAGTTCGGAAAGATGAAGAAGGATCGGGCCGGTTCGCTGATTCGCAAAGTCGGCTACATGAGTACGCTGCTGCGAGTGTTGGACATCATTCAACGCGGCCACTCGAAAACGCATATTGCTCAGAGCGATTTCGTGATCGTGCCGAAGTGTGCTGCGTACCCGTTTGAGGATTTCACGAAAGCGAACGAGCTTGCTGAAATCGGCCGGACAGCCGCACAAGAAAGTGCCGACGATTTGGTTAACACGCTCAAGCAGTACCTGACGAAAAGCGAGTAG
- a CDS encoding NfeD family protein, translating to MTKKTMYAKLPSNNSCIVMPVQSPFVMLIKATLAILVLTIAAMPLIAQEDETDPDRTGRLLKVDLPLTGPAANRIVQQIRDVASQMPAAVRAEDRSVLVLEFDVQNMTSGQGSDLGGCISLAEFLSGPELKSIRTVAWIPANDSPTALVGHAVLAAVSCNEIVMAEQASIGNAGIDLETVPQYVEEIYEGIAEKRLTLPVPLVQSMLGSGEQLERITTNNQTIFATQSQREKLQADGEVNEFTLVTGAGEATMLSSQQMQDFRLIRNRTSSRADLARQFNVAVTQLASTADAGRVYNAVQYKLPSTLDSGEVSWLTRAIDRKLLGKADMVVLEFGDVGGSNSAALRLAEHLANLGSKAKTVAWVSGNCEGAIGVAALACDDVIFGPQGQLGAGERTPPTPAELESYEITIRSVAQKTDRDWSTLMGVLNPRMAIRKYRNINSNALRLMGKAEFDELPELEASQWLAMEKVDIGEGIDADLAQDIGVAQEQVAASMDVVKSRYQFEAEPESLEPSTTELWLEEFAVFLTNPVISMMLVFGAFICFMNELSAPGLGGFGFLGVLLLTAFFWSHHLEGNADWFEILLFVVGLIFIGIELFVVPGFGVFGIGGILMVIASLILAGQDFIVPSNDEQFEKLAWSMLPILGAFFGVIVGGILLQKVFPNSPLFKRLALEPPVPREASVDGVDREAVADWSHLQGRKGEAVTRIMPSGKARIDGRVYDVITRGDVVDKGDPIEVVEAIANRVVVRKI from the coding sequence ATGACAAAGAAAACGATGTACGCCAAATTACCGTCAAACAATAGTTGCATTGTCATGCCCGTTCAGTCACCGTTCGTGATGCTGATCAAAGCCACGCTCGCCATTCTGGTCCTGACGATTGCGGCGATGCCGTTGATCGCTCAGGAAGATGAAACCGATCCTGATCGAACCGGTCGACTTCTGAAAGTTGATCTTCCGCTGACCGGACCAGCAGCGAATCGGATCGTGCAACAAATTCGGGACGTCGCCTCGCAGATGCCAGCCGCGGTTCGCGCCGAAGATCGCTCGGTGCTGGTACTTGAGTTCGACGTACAGAATATGACATCAGGGCAGGGCAGCGACCTTGGCGGCTGTATTTCGTTGGCTGAGTTTCTTTCTGGACCAGAGCTCAAAAGCATTCGCACTGTCGCCTGGATTCCGGCGAACGATTCGCCAACAGCGCTGGTCGGGCATGCCGTTTTGGCGGCCGTTAGTTGCAACGAAATCGTGATGGCGGAGCAAGCGTCGATCGGAAACGCGGGCATCGATCTGGAAACCGTGCCGCAGTACGTCGAGGAGATCTACGAGGGGATTGCCGAGAAACGTTTGACGCTACCGGTGCCGTTGGTGCAAAGCATGTTGGGTTCTGGCGAGCAACTGGAACGGATCACGACAAACAATCAAACAATTTTCGCGACACAATCTCAGCGGGAGAAATTGCAGGCCGATGGCGAAGTCAATGAGTTCACTCTGGTCACCGGCGCTGGCGAAGCGACGATGCTCAGCAGCCAGCAAATGCAGGACTTTCGACTGATTCGAAACCGAACTTCTTCCCGAGCCGATTTGGCGCGCCAGTTCAACGTCGCGGTGACTCAATTGGCTTCAACCGCGGACGCCGGACGAGTCTACAACGCGGTGCAGTACAAACTGCCTTCAACTCTCGACAGCGGAGAAGTCTCGTGGTTGACTCGGGCGATCGATCGCAAGTTGCTTGGCAAGGCCGACATGGTGGTGCTTGAGTTCGGAGACGTCGGCGGATCAAACAGTGCGGCTCTGCGACTGGCCGAGCACCTGGCGAACCTGGGTTCCAAGGCGAAAACCGTGGCATGGGTCAGCGGCAATTGCGAAGGTGCGATCGGCGTTGCGGCTTTAGCCTGCGACGATGTTATCTTTGGCCCGCAAGGACAGCTGGGCGCGGGCGAACGGACACCGCCAACGCCTGCTGAACTGGAGTCCTATGAAATCACCATTCGTTCGGTTGCGCAGAAGACAGACCGCGACTGGTCGACGTTGATGGGAGTTCTGAATCCTCGAATGGCGATCAGGAAGTATCGCAACATCAACTCCAACGCGCTTCGCTTGATGGGAAAAGCCGAATTTGACGAGCTGCCAGAACTTGAGGCTTCGCAGTGGCTGGCCATGGAGAAAGTCGACATTGGCGAAGGCATCGACGCGGATTTGGCACAAGACATCGGCGTCGCACAGGAACAGGTGGCTGCTTCGATGGACGTCGTAAAATCACGATATCAGTTCGAAGCAGAGCCGGAATCACTGGAGCCATCGACGACGGAACTGTGGCTGGAAGAGTTCGCTGTGTTCCTGACCAATCCTGTCATTTCGATGATGCTGGTGTTCGGTGCATTTATCTGTTTCATGAATGAGCTTTCGGCGCCGGGGCTGGGTGGATTTGGCTTTCTCGGCGTGTTGTTACTGACGGCTTTCTTCTGGAGCCATCATCTGGAAGGCAACGCGGACTGGTTTGAGATCCTGCTGTTCGTGGTCGGGCTGATCTTTATCGGCATCGAGCTGTTCGTGGTGCCGGGCTTTGGCGTGTTCGGGATCGGCGGAATTCTGATGGTGATCGCATCGCTGATCCTCGCCGGTCAGGACTTTATCGTACCCAGCAACGATGAGCAGTTCGAAAAGCTTGCCTGGTCGATGTTGCCGATTCTGGGTGCCTTCTTTGGCGTCATCGTTGGTGGAATCCTGCTGCAAAAAGTCTTTCCCAACTCGCCGTTGTTCAAACGGCTCGCGCTTGAGCCACCGGTGCCTCGCGAGGCCAGCGTTGACGGCGTCGATCGGGAGGCCGTTGCCGACTGGAGTCATCTGCAGGGTCGAAAAGGCGAAGCGGTGACGCGAATCATGCCATCGGGTAAAGCGCGAATCGATGGTAGGGTGTACGATGTGATCACTCGCGGGGATGTGGTGGACAAGGGTGATCCGATTGAGGTTGTAGAAGCCATCGCCAATCGCGTTGTCGTGCGAAAGATTTAG
- a CDS encoding ParA family protein: MRTIAIINQKGGVGKTTTAVNLSAALADAGKRVWLIDLDPQAHASLHLGFGMQEEYLSTYDVLTDNVSLDEVRHQVEDNLWLSPSHIDLAAAEMELAGAVGREIILRDRMKEVAEEFDYVIFDCPPSLGVLTLNALTTANEVFLPLQPHFLALHGLSKLLRTIELVARRLNSKLRLSNVIYCMFDTGTRLANEVVSDVELYFEQQRQTENSIWSNSTSFDTKIRRNIRLAEAPSYGQSIFQYSGESNGAQDYRSLAEEVLTQTEAMLESDYHEPMDVQYFEAEENFGYFKSAG; this comes from the coding sequence ATGCGCACGATAGCAATCATCAACCAGAAAGGCGGAGTCGGAAAAACGACCACCGCCGTCAATCTTAGCGCCGCTCTGGCCGACGCCGGCAAACGGGTCTGGCTGATCGATCTCGACCCGCAGGCCCACGCGTCCTTGCACCTCGGTTTCGGCATGCAGGAAGAATATCTTTCGACCTACGACGTGCTAACCGACAATGTGTCGCTGGACGAAGTTCGGCATCAAGTCGAAGACAACCTGTGGCTCAGCCCTTCCCACATCGACCTCGCCGCGGCCGAAATGGAACTGGCCGGAGCCGTCGGGCGGGAGATCATTCTCCGCGATCGCATGAAAGAAGTCGCCGAAGAATTCGACTATGTGATATTCGATTGTCCGCCGTCGCTGGGCGTGCTGACGCTCAACGCACTCACGACCGCGAACGAAGTCTTCCTGCCGCTGCAACCGCACTTCCTGGCGTTGCACGGATTGAGCAAACTTCTCCGCACGATCGAGCTGGTCGCCAGGCGACTGAATTCAAAACTTCGGCTGTCCAACGTGATCTACTGTATGTTCGATACCGGCACGCGATTGGCGAACGAAGTCGTCAGCGACGTCGAACTGTACTTTGAGCAGCAACGTCAAACCGAAAATTCGATCTGGAGCAACAGCACCAGCTTCGACACGAAAATCCGCCGCAACATCCGACTGGCTGAGGCTCCCAGCTACGGCCAGTCGATCTTTCAGTATTCGGGCGAGTCCAACGGAGCCCAGGATTACCGCAGCCTTGCCGAGGAAGTCCTGACGCAAACAGAAGCCATGTTGGAAAGCGACTATCATGAGCCGATGGACGTGCAATACTTTGAAGCCGAAGAAAATTTTGGCTACTTTAAATCGGCAGGGTAG
- a CDS encoding outer membrane protein assembly factor BamB family protein, which yields MNKKTFLLIALPMTFVLWISNSASAQDWPGFLGENGAARSADKVPTTWNENENLLWKLELPGSGSSSPVVVGDRVFVTCFNESKKSFSRFVVCADKKTGQQLWSKEVPVDYLEDSYRGYIQEHGYASNTPVSDGEMLYVFFGKGGVYALDLEGNIKWNTIVGEQSSNRQWGSGASLLLHKNIVVVNASDEARAIIALDKSTGKEVWRSDSGAIDLAYGTPRVVELSDGTKEIVFSSAAKIWAMDPANGKMKWSAKTPTAGTVSPSVIVDGETLYSFGGYRSVGSISVKAGGTGDVSDSNVNWVSRTSSYVATPVLHDGKLYWIDDHGLAYSSNAADGETVYRQRVGLTGRPVYASPVLIDGKIYAVTRRAGTIVYQPGAEYVEIARNKIAGDETDFNASPAVSENRLYLRSNKALYCVGEK from the coding sequence ATGAACAAAAAAACATTTCTTTTGATTGCCCTGCCAATGACCTTCGTCCTGTGGATTTCGAACTCAGCCAGCGCTCAGGATTGGCCGGGATTTCTTGGGGAAAATGGGGCGGCGAGAAGCGCAGATAAAGTTCCAACTACGTGGAACGAAAATGAAAACCTGCTGTGGAAACTGGAGCTTCCCGGGTCGGGGTCGTCCAGTCCGGTCGTGGTTGGCGATCGCGTGTTTGTGACTTGCTTTAACGAAAGCAAGAAATCGTTTAGCCGTTTCGTCGTTTGTGCCGACAAGAAAACGGGCCAGCAGCTTTGGTCGAAAGAAGTCCCCGTCGACTATCTCGAAGACAGCTACCGCGGCTACATTCAGGAGCATGGTTACGCCAGCAACACGCCGGTCAGCGATGGCGAAATGCTCTATGTGTTCTTCGGCAAAGGCGGAGTCTATGCTCTGGATCTCGAAGGGAACATCAAATGGAATACGATCGTTGGCGAGCAGTCCAGCAACCGTCAGTGGGGCTCCGGGGCAAGTCTTCTGCTTCACAAAAACATCGTCGTTGTGAATGCTTCGGATGAAGCCCGAGCCATCATCGCGTTGGACAAGAGCACTGGTAAAGAAGTCTGGCGCAGCGACTCGGGGGCGATCGATTTGGCCTACGGGACTCCGCGGGTCGTCGAACTTTCGGATGGCACGAAAGAGATTGTTTTCAGTTCGGCGGCAAAGATTTGGGCGATGGACCCGGCAAACGGAAAGATGAAATGGTCGGCTAAAACACCAACGGCTGGCACTGTTTCACCTTCGGTAATCGTCGATGGCGAGACTCTTTATAGCTTCGGTGGCTATCGTTCCGTGGGCAGCATCTCGGTCAAAGCGGGTGGAACTGGTGACGTTTCGGATTCCAACGTGAACTGGGTTAGCCGCACGAGTTCCTACGTCGCGACGCCGGTCCTCCATGACGGAAAACTCTACTGGATCGACGATCATGGGTTGGCGTATAGCTCCAATGCGGCCGACGGAGAAACTGTGTATCGGCAACGAGTCGGGCTGACTGGACGACCTGTTTATGCGTCACCAGTTTTGATAGACGGAAAAATCTACGCTGTGACTCGGCGGGCGGGGACGATTGTGTACCAACCTGGAGCAGAATATGTCGAAATCGCTCGCAACAAGATTGCCGGCGACGAAACAGACTTCAATGCTTCGCCCGCGGTTTCCGAAAACAGGCTTTATCTGCGTAGCAACAAGGCGTTGTACTGCGTGGGAGAGAAATAG
- a CDS encoding DUF1559 family PulG-like putative transporter, with protein sequence MSLKNTNQRQAFTLVELLVVIAIIGILIGMLLPAVQSVREAARRVNCLNNMRQLGLALHNYESAHMAFPPSRLAPDDQPIPSANSNHPGAETAFQSWTTLILPFVEQGNLANQFDFDYAWFDSVNSDNATVIGQQLQLFRCPSSTDAEGVDPYHCVGAAAGDYGSINEVKKKVYTEVLNIDDPGEQAREGLLSKFKENPIARASDGTSNTLYVAECAGQPDVFIAGGRMTMDDFANYSDDKVVNFDGRLCPVDGTGWADPDCGFSINGATANGLDKYGPVMINAINVSEAYSFHPGGACFAMADGSAHFISDSIDAQTFVSLCTRAGGEVNGEY encoded by the coding sequence ATGTCGTTGAAGAATACAAACCAAAGACAGGCATTCACGTTAGTTGAACTACTTGTGGTCATTGCGATCATCGGGATTTTGATCGGTATGCTGCTGCCAGCGGTACAATCCGTTCGCGAAGCTGCCCGACGCGTCAACTGCCTCAATAACATGCGTCAACTGGGTTTGGCACTGCACAACTACGAGAGTGCACACATGGCGTTTCCGCCAAGTCGCCTTGCTCCCGACGACCAGCCAATTCCTTCTGCCAACTCCAACCATCCGGGGGCTGAGACTGCGTTTCAAAGCTGGACAACACTGATCCTTCCATTCGTTGAGCAGGGAAATCTCGCCAACCAGTTCGACTTCGATTACGCCTGGTTCGACAGCGTGAACTCCGATAACGCGACCGTCATCGGGCAACAGCTGCAACTATTCCGCTGCCCATCGTCGACTGACGCAGAGGGCGTCGATCCGTATCACTGCGTCGGTGCTGCAGCTGGAGATTACGGCTCGATCAACGAAGTCAAAAAGAAGGTCTATACCGAAGTTTTGAACATCGATGATCCAGGCGAGCAGGCTCGTGAAGGACTGCTGTCCAAATTCAAAGAAAACCCGATTGCACGAGCTTCTGACGGCACAAGCAACACACTTTACGTCGCCGAATGTGCTGGCCAACCGGACGTTTTCATTGCCGGCGGTCGCATGACAATGGACGACTTCGCAAACTACAGCGATGACAAAGTCGTCAACTTCGACGGACGACTTTGTCCCGTTGACGGCACCGGCTGGGCCGATCCGGATTGTGGATTCAGCATCAACGGCGCGACAGCAAACGGTTTGGACAAGTACGGTCCTGTGATGATCAACGCGATCAACGTTAGCGAAGCTTACAGTTTCCACCCTGGTGGTGCCTGTTTCGCGATGGCTGACGGATCAGCTCACTTCATCAGCGACTCGATCGATGCCCAGACTTTCGTGAGCTTGTGCACACGTGCCGGCGGCGAAGTCAACGGAGAGTACTAA